One Pseudomonas sp. C27(2019) DNA window includes the following coding sequences:
- a CDS encoding methyl-accepting chemotaxis protein — MQFLRQISISKRLWLIFLIAVGMFIVFGALALKQSYDLMHSAKAVKTQHIVESTIGTLEYFNDLEKSGQMTTAQAQEHAKKALSKLRYGRNDYIFVNDLTPTMIMHPMSPALDGKDLSDYKDPDGKLIFNEFARIAKQQGSGFFSYRWPMPGASAPVEKISYVQLFKPWNWVVGSGVYLDDIHAEFRTATIKVSVMGFFVIVFIALFIISIMRSIVTPLENVVAAMHNIASGDGDLTQELSVNGKDEITELSQNYNTFALKLRSTVSHLLSSATTLKQSAEALGLQATEALDINENQSQQTEQIATAINEVTYAVQDVAKHAEQAASEVSQATEQAVAGQTNIDNSLRQTDLLSATIAQAVNVMQTLAEESSQVGRVLDVIRSIAEQTNLLALNAAIEAARAGEQGRGFAVVADEVRLLAQRTQQSTDEVQTMIESLQNNSQAAVSVINESSNTAQATVEQAQQAQESLASISNALHTINDLNASIASATLQQSHAAEEINQNVTQVAALSQSSNESAHALSQSSEQLNQLASELNQQLGQFKV, encoded by the coding sequence ATGCAGTTTCTTCGTCAAATATCCATCAGCAAGCGTCTTTGGCTTATTTTCTTAATCGCTGTTGGCATGTTTATTGTTTTCGGAGCTTTAGCTCTAAAACAGTCTTACGATTTAATGCATTCGGCTAAAGCGGTAAAAACCCAACATATAGTGGAAAGCACAATAGGCACGCTGGAATATTTTAATGACCTAGAGAAAAGTGGACAAATGACCACTGCCCAAGCGCAAGAACATGCGAAAAAGGCACTGAGTAAACTGCGCTATGGCCGCAATGACTATATCTTTGTCAATGACTTAACACCCACAATGATTATGCACCCCATGTCGCCTGCTTTGGACGGTAAAGACCTGTCCGATTACAAAGATCCCGATGGCAAACTGATTTTTAATGAATTTGCGCGCATTGCCAAACAGCAAGGCTCCGGCTTTTTCAGCTATCGCTGGCCAATGCCTGGCGCCAGTGCACCTGTTGAAAAAATATCCTATGTACAACTGTTTAAACCATGGAACTGGGTGGTTGGTTCCGGCGTGTACTTAGATGATATTCATGCTGAATTTCGCACAGCCACGATCAAAGTCAGTGTAATGGGCTTTTTTGTTATTGTTTTCATTGCCTTATTCATTATTAGTATTATGCGCAGCATTGTCACACCATTAGAAAATGTTGTAGCAGCCATGCATAACATTGCCAGCGGTGATGGTGATTTAACCCAAGAACTGAGCGTTAATGGCAAGGATGAAATAACCGAGCTGAGTCAGAACTACAATACTTTTGCTCTGAAGTTACGCAGCACTGTTAGTCATTTACTGAGTAGCGCCACAACCCTTAAACAATCAGCCGAGGCTTTAGGTCTACAAGCCACTGAAGCGCTTGATATCAATGAAAACCAATCACAACAAACTGAGCAAATAGCCACAGCAATTAACGAAGTTACCTATGCGGTGCAAGATGTTGCTAAGCATGCCGAACAAGCAGCTTCAGAAGTGTCGCAAGCCACAGAGCAAGCAGTTGCCGGTCAAACCAATATTGATAACAGCTTGCGCCAAACTGACCTGCTTTCAGCAACCATTGCGCAAGCAGTTAACGTCATGCAAACGCTGGCAGAAGAAAGCAGTCAAGTGGGTCGCGTTCTTGATGTGATTCGCTCAATCGCTGAACAAACCAACTTACTGGCGCTTAATGCTGCTATTGAGGCGGCGCGCGCGGGTGAACAAGGCCGTGGTTTTGCGGTGGTGGCTGACGAGGTACGCTTACTGGCACAACGCACACAGCAATCCACTGATGAAGTACAAACGATGATTGAAAGCCTGCAGAATAACTCACAGGCAGCAGTTAGCGTAATCAACGAAAGCAGCAACACCGCGCAAGCAACCGTTGAACAAGCACAGCAAGCACAGGAGAGTCTAGCCAGCATCAGCAATGCACTGCATACCATCAATGACCTCAACGCATCAATTGCCAGTGCAACGCTTCAACAATCGCATGCTGCTGAAGAGATCAATCAAAACGTTACCCAAGTTGCAGCCTTGTCACAATCAAGCAACGAATCGGCTCACGCCCTGAGTCAATCCAGCGAGCAACTCAATCAGTTAGCAAGCGAGCTTAATCAACAACTTGGACAGTTTAAAGTTTAA
- a CDS encoding SprT family zinc-dependent metalloprotease encodes MPELIKERVEACFKTAENHFNCSLQRPEISFKLRGQKAGVAHICDNRLRFNPVLYQENPEHFLLHTVAHEVAHLVAYRLYGKNIRAHGREWQAVMEEVYGLPANRCHSYAVKRKPSTHYLYSCQCSTREPFALSAQRHARSKKGTRYICKECRTTLLYTSKTVQR; translated from the coding sequence ATGCCTGAGCTTATCAAAGAGCGCGTGGAAGCCTGCTTTAAAACCGCAGAAAACCACTTTAACTGCTCACTTCAACGACCTGAAATCAGCTTCAAACTGCGCGGGCAAAAAGCCGGTGTGGCGCATATTTGCGATAACCGTTTACGTTTTAATCCGGTGTTGTATCAAGAAAATCCTGAGCACTTTTTACTGCACACTGTGGCCCACGAAGTGGCACATCTAGTGGCCTATCGTCTTTACGGCAAAAATATTCGAGCGCACGGTCGTGAGTGGCAAGCAGTGATGGAGGAGGTGTATGGACTCCCCGCTAACCGCTGTCATAGCTATGCAGTCAAACGCAAGCCAAGCACACACTATCTGTATAGTTGCCAATGCAGCACACGCGAGCCTTTTGCGCTCAGCGCCCAACGCCATGCTCGCAGCAAAAAAGGCACGCGCTATATATGCAAAGAATGTCGCACCACTTTGCTTTACACCAGCAAAACAGTACAACGCTAG
- a CDS encoding ATP-binding protein, with protein MPTRKHNKTSSLRMRLMLGAAVTVSLFMLALFPALKQVFTVALETSIEQRLAADASALISAARIVDGQLRMPEKLPDEEFDILPARQTGMIYDNKSNLLWRSSSSKAIQLNYQPKYDGRGHEFLRGIDIDGREYFIYDVEVDLLRGKNADFSIVTMQPVSDYEVMYISLRQQLYVWLGFALLLLLGFLWLGLGWGVRSLRGLSAELDEVETGKRAALSDQHPRELLRLTRSLNRLMESERQQSERYRHSLDDLAHSLKTPLAVLQGVGEVLSVNPDNSEQVHTLQGQVSRMSQQISYQLQRASLRKSGLLRYQVKLKPLLESLLGALDKVYRDKSVVVTQNYAEELRVPVEQGALLELLGNVLENAYRLCLSQIRISASLIETGCELIIEDDVPGVPKHQRERILKRGERLDTQYPGQGIGTAVVKDIIDSYGGQLFVEDSPLGGAQFRIIFPLN; from the coding sequence ATGCCTACACGCAAACATAATAAAACATCTTCTCTACGCATGCGCCTAATGCTCGGTGCTGCGGTGACAGTGTCGCTGTTTATGTTGGCTTTATTTCCAGCCTTAAAGCAAGTCTTTACCGTTGCGCTTGAAACGTCTATTGAACAGCGCTTGGCGGCTGATGCTAGTGCTTTGATCTCGGCAGCTCGTATTGTTGATGGGCAGCTGCGTATGCCAGAAAAGCTCCCCGATGAGGAGTTTGATATTCTTCCTGCGCGTCAGACAGGCATGATTTACGATAATAAAAGTAATTTACTTTGGCGCTCAAGCAGTTCCAAGGCAATTCAACTCAACTATCAGCCCAAATACGACGGTCGAGGCCATGAGTTTTTGCGTGGCATAGATATTGATGGGCGTGAATATTTTATCTATGACGTTGAAGTGGATTTACTGCGTGGTAAAAATGCTGATTTCAGTATTGTTACCATGCAACCTGTCAGTGATTACGAAGTGATGTATATCAGTTTGCGCCAGCAGCTGTATGTGTGGCTGGGTTTTGCGTTGTTGCTGTTGTTGGGGTTTTTATGGCTAGGGTTGGGCTGGGGCGTTCGCAGCCTACGCGGTCTAAGTGCAGAACTTGATGAAGTTGAGACAGGTAAGCGAGCGGCACTTAGCGATCAGCATCCGCGTGAGCTGTTACGTTTAACGCGATCTTTAAACCGTCTGATGGAAAGCGAACGCCAGCAAAGTGAACGCTATCGCCACTCATTGGATGATTTGGCGCATAGCTTAAAAACGCCTCTAGCTGTTTTGCAGGGGGTTGGCGAAGTGTTGTCGGTAAACCCAGACAATAGTGAACAAGTCCATACTTTGCAGGGGCAGGTTAGCCGCATGAGCCAGCAGATCAGTTATCAGCTGCAGCGTGCCAGTTTACGCAAAAGCGGCTTGTTACGTTACCAAGTTAAGCTCAAGCCTTTGCTGGAGAGTTTGCTCGGTGCTTTAGATAAAGTTTATCGCGATAAAAGCGTTGTTGTGACGCAAAACTATGCAGAAGAGCTACGAGTACCTGTCGAACAAGGTGCGTTGTTGGAGCTGCTGGGTAATGTGCTGGAAAATGCCTACCGCTTATGCCTCAGTCAGATCCGCATTAGCGCGAGTCTGATTGAAACGGGCTGCGAGTTAATAATAGAAGACGATGTCCCTGGCGTCCCTAAGCATCAGCGTGAACGCATCCTAAAGCGAGGTGAACGCCTAGACACACAGTATCCAGGGCAGGGTATTGGTACTGCTGTAGTCAAGGATATTATCGATAGCTATGGCGGCCAGCTATTTGTTGAAGATTCGCCGCTTGGTGGCGCGCAGTTTAGAATCATCTTTCCATTAAATTAG
- a CDS encoding response regulator: MKLLVVEDEALLRHHLYTRLGEHGHVVDAVADAEEALYKVSEYNHDLAIIDLGLPGMNGLDLIRELRNQGKVFPILVLTARGNWQNKVEGLAAGADDYVVKPFQFEELEARLNALLRRSSGFVQSTIGTGPLLLDLNSKQATLLNQSLALTAYEYRILEYLMRHHQQVVSKDRLIEQLYPDDEDRDPNVIEVLVGRLRRKLEGDSGFKPIETVRGQGYLFNQVCR; this comes from the coding sequence ATGAAGCTGTTAGTCGTTGAAGATGAAGCATTACTACGCCACCACTTGTACACGCGGTTGGGTGAGCATGGCCATGTTGTCGACGCAGTGGCTGATGCTGAAGAAGCGCTTTATAAAGTCAGTGAATATAACCATGATTTAGCCATTATTGACCTTGGTTTGCCTGGCATGAATGGCTTAGATTTGATTCGTGAGCTGCGTAATCAAGGTAAAGTGTTTCCTATCTTGGTGCTAACTGCACGTGGAAATTGGCAGAATAAAGTCGAGGGTCTGGCTGCAGGTGCGGATGACTATGTGGTTAAACCCTTTCAGTTTGAAGAACTTGAAGCACGTTTAAATGCGCTGTTGCGCCGTTCATCTGGCTTTGTGCAGTCCACTATAGGTACTGGACCATTACTGCTGGACTTAAACAGTAAACAAGCCACCCTATTGAATCAAAGCCTTGCACTGACAGCCTATGAGTATCGGATCCTTGAATATTTAATGCGCCATCATCAACAGGTGGTGTCTAAGGATCGTCTCATCGAGCAGCTGTATCCTGACGATGAAGACCGTGATCCGAATGTTATTGAAGTGTTAGTGGGGCGCTTAAGACGTAAACTTGAGGGCGACTCTGGTTTTAAGCCGATTGAAACAGTGCGTGGACAGGGCTATTTATTTAACCAAGTGTGTCGTTAG
- the flhB gene encoding flagellar biosynthesis protein FlhB, with the protein MAESESGAEKSEDPTEKRKQDSRKKGEIARSRELNTLAVVLAGTGGLLTFGGALGERVMQVMHKNFTLPRELLLDERSMVINLLQSALMAGDALIPLFFVLLVAAVVGPVALGGWLFSMEALVPKFSRMNPLSGLKRMVSMKSIVELLKALGKFSVVLTVALFVLARARNELIEIAAQPLEMAILHSMQVVGWSAFWLACSLIIIAAVDIPFQIWDSKQKLKMTKQEVRDEYKDSEGKPEVKGRIRQLQREMAERRMMSAVPEADVVITNPTHFAVALKYDAENGQAPILLAKGGDHTALKIREIANEHKIILLESPALARAVYYSTEIDQEIPAGLYLAVAQVLAYVYQLRQYHAGKAKKPSMIKEPEIPDDLRRDE; encoded by the coding sequence ATGGCAGAAAGCGAAAGCGGTGCTGAAAAGAGTGAAGACCCTACCGAGAAACGCAAACAAGACTCGCGTAAAAAGGGTGAGATTGCTCGCTCACGAGAGCTCAATACATTAGCTGTAGTGTTGGCTGGTACTGGAGGTTTGTTGACCTTTGGTGGTGCGCTCGGGGAAAGAGTTATGCAGGTGATGCATAAGAACTTTACTTTGCCTCGTGAGCTTTTGCTGGATGAGCGCTCGATGGTGATCAACCTCTTGCAATCAGCATTAATGGCCGGTGACGCCTTGATTCCGTTGTTTTTTGTACTATTAGTTGCAGCAGTTGTAGGGCCTGTGGCCTTGGGCGGCTGGTTGTTTTCAATGGAGGCATTAGTTCCGAAATTTAGCCGTATGAATCCGCTATCTGGCTTGAAGCGAATGGTCTCCATGAAGTCGATTGTTGAGCTACTGAAGGCGCTGGGTAAGTTTTCTGTTGTCTTGACTGTCGCCCTGTTTGTTTTGGCGCGAGCGCGCAATGAGTTGATTGAAATTGCTGCGCAGCCGCTGGAAATGGCCATTTTACACAGCATGCAAGTGGTCGGTTGGAGTGCTTTTTGGTTGGCCTGTAGTTTGATTATTATCGCTGCAGTGGATATCCCTTTTCAGATCTGGGATAGCAAACAAAAGCTGAAAATGACCAAACAAGAAGTGCGTGACGAATATAAAGATAGCGAAGGGAAGCCAGAGGTTAAAGGCCGTATTCGCCAGCTACAGCGAGAGATGGCTGAGCGGCGTATGATGAGCGCGGTGCCTGAGGCTGATGTGGTCATTACTAACCCGACGCATTTTGCTGTTGCCCTTAAATATGATGCTGAAAATGGGCAAGCACCGATTTTGCTAGCCAAGGGTGGTGATCACACGGCTTTGAAAATACGCGAGATCGCCAATGAGCATAAAATTATTTTGCTGGAGTCGCCGGCTTTAGCGCGGGCTGTGTACTATTCCACTGAAATCGACCAAGAAATCCCTGCCGGCTTGTACCTCGCTGTTGCCCAGGTCTTAGCCTATGTCTATCAGTTGCGCCAGTACCATGCTGGTAAAGCTAAAAAGCCTTCGATGATTAAAGAACCTGAAATTCCCGATGATTTACGTCGAGATGAGTAG
- the fliR gene encoding flagellar biosynthetic protein FliR — MLELSSAQIAGWISSFLLPLFRIAALLMVMPIIGTQLVPQRVRLYLSLAITLALVPVLPEMPHVDALSLRSILLIAEQIIIGAMLGFSLQLFFHIFVFAGQMVSMQMGLGFASMMDPATGVSVPVLGQFLLMLVTLLFLAMNGHLVVFEVLAESFVTLPVGQTLEVGNFAILAGRLSWVIGAALLLALPAVSALLVINIAFGVMTRAAPQLNIFTIGFPLTLVMGLIIFWLSTSDILAQYQRMASDALFMLRGLAQAH; from the coding sequence ATGCTAGAACTCAGTAGCGCACAAATTGCTGGCTGGATTAGCAGTTTTTTGTTGCCACTGTTTCGTATCGCTGCACTATTGATGGTGATGCCGATTATTGGCACACAGTTGGTACCGCAGCGTGTGCGTTTGTATTTGTCTTTGGCAATAACCTTGGCCTTAGTGCCCGTCTTGCCGGAGATGCCGCACGTCGATGCCTTGAGCCTAAGAAGCATTCTGCTGATTGCCGAGCAAATCATCATTGGTGCAATGCTAGGCTTCTCCTTGCAGTTATTTTTCCATATTTTTGTTTTTGCAGGGCAGATGGTTTCTATGCAAATGGGGCTGGGTTTTGCCTCGATGATGGACCCAGCAACTGGAGTGTCAGTGCCGGTGCTGGGTCAGTTTTTGCTGATGCTAGTCACTTTATTGTTCTTAGCCATGAACGGCCATTTAGTGGTGTTTGAAGTGCTGGCAGAAAGCTTTGTGACTTTACCGGTTGGACAAACGCTTGAGGTTGGTAATTTTGCTATTTTGGCGGGGCGTTTGAGTTGGGTGATTGGCGCGGCTTTATTATTAGCGCTGCCGGCTGTGAGCGCACTACTGGTAATTAACATTGCTTTTGGAGTGATGACCCGCGCAGCGCCGCAATTGAATATTTTTACCATTGGTTTCCCCTTGACCTTGGTGATGGGCTTGATCATCTTTTGGCTGTCGACCTCGGATATCTTGGCGCAATACCAGCGCATGGCCAGTGATGCGCTATTTATGTTGCGCGGCCTTGCGCAAGCACACTAG
- the fliQ gene encoding flagellar biosynthesis protein FliQ: protein MAPEVAVDIFREALSHTALIVAAIIVPSLLVGLLVAMFQAATQINEQTLSFLPRLLVSFFTLIVLGPWLFSQWVAFTTRLIHSIPYVIG, encoded by the coding sequence ATGGCCCCTGAAGTCGCTGTTGATATATTTCGCGAAGCGCTATCGCATACCGCATTGATTGTCGCCGCTATCATTGTGCCCAGTTTGTTGGTGGGCTTATTAGTGGCTATGTTCCAGGCTGCCACCCAAATTAACGAACAAACCTTAAGCTTTTTACCGCGCTTGTTGGTCAGCTTTTTCACACTGATTGTGCTGGGACCTTGGTTGTTCAGCCAGTGGGTAGCGTTCACGACACGACTGATTCATAGCATTCCCTATGTGATTGGTTGA
- the fliP gene encoding flagellar type III secretion system pore protein FliP (The bacterial flagellar biogenesis protein FliP forms a type III secretion system (T3SS)-type pore required for flagellar assembly.): MIALIARVLLAGGLLLSATGVFAADDPLLISAIKLTTDAAGQQEYSVSLQILLIMTALGFIPAFVMLMTCFTRIIIVFSILRQALGLQQTPSNQILIGLTIFLTLFIMAPVFDRINQEALQPYLNEELGVQQALTAAEGPIRGFMLAQTRESDLELFIRLAKRTDIESAEATPLVILIPAFVTSELKTAFQIGFMIFIPFLIIDLVVASILMAMGMMMLSPLIISLPFKIMLFVLVDGWALIIGTLASSFGTL; the protein is encoded by the coding sequence ATGATCGCCCTAATTGCGCGCGTGCTGCTGGCAGGCGGATTGTTGCTGAGTGCTACTGGTGTATTTGCAGCTGATGATCCGTTATTGATCTCTGCGATAAAGCTCACTACCGATGCGGCAGGGCAGCAGGAATATTCAGTTAGTCTGCAGATACTATTGATCATGACTGCACTGGGCTTTATTCCAGCCTTTGTGATGTTAATGACCTGCTTTACCCGCATCATTATTGTCTTTTCGATTTTAAGGCAGGCATTAGGGCTGCAGCAGACACCTTCAAATCAGATTCTAATTGGTTTAACCATTTTTTTAACACTGTTTATCATGGCGCCAGTCTTTGACCGCATCAATCAAGAGGCATTGCAGCCGTACCTGAATGAAGAGCTCGGCGTGCAACAAGCGCTGACTGCTGCAGAGGGGCCTATACGAGGTTTTATGCTGGCACAAACCCGAGAGTCGGATTTAGAACTGTTTATTCGACTGGCAAAGCGCACCGATATCGAATCTGCAGAAGCGACGCCGTTAGTTATTTTGATCCCTGCGTTTGTTACCTCGGAATTGAAAACTGCTTTTCAGATCGGTTTTATGATTTTTATTCCGTTTTTGATTATTGATCTAGTTGTGGCAAGTATTTTGATGGCAATGGGTATGATGATGTTGTCACCTTTGATTATTTCTTTGCCGTTTAAAATCATGTTGTTTGTGCTGGTGGATGGCTGGGCATTGATTATCGGCACTTTAGCCAGCAGTTTTGGCACGCTCTAG
- the fliO gene encoding flagellar biosynthetic protein FliO — MAAKTAPVNTGLLESSEVSGQLLQLLFGLLLVIGLIFLLAWVVRRIQHSLPVKGSQQVISLLATQALGPRDRLLLVQVGKEQILLGLTPGTIVPLHVMQEPVEVSAPEGNLSSAFAKRLAEALKSKAKDVS; from the coding sequence ATGGCAGCCAAAACAGCGCCAGTTAATACCGGCTTGCTTGAGTCAAGTGAGGTCAGTGGGCAGCTGTTGCAATTGCTGTTTGGCTTACTGCTGGTCATTGGTTTGATTTTTTTGCTAGCTTGGGTGGTGCGCCGCATTCAGCACAGTTTGCCGGTGAAAGGTTCGCAGCAGGTTATTTCATTGTTGGCCACGCAGGCCTTGGGGCCGCGTGATCGGTTGCTTTTGGTGCAGGTCGGCAAAGAGCAGATATTGTTGGGTTTAACGCCAGGAACAATCGTACCCTTGCACGTTATGCAAGAGCCTGTGGAGGTGAGTGCACCAGAAGGCAACCTGTCTTCAGCCTTTGCTAAGCGTTTAGCAGAGGCCTTAAAAAGCAAAGCAAAGGACGTGTCATGA
- the fliN gene encoding flagellar motor switch protein FliN encodes MTDENEHVSSEDQALADEWAAALSEAGTATDQDEIDAMLAQSNGPAKAPMQEFPNQHKADDSLTSVGGPNLDVILDIPVSISMEVGSADISIRNLLQLNQGSVVELDRLAGEPLDVLVNGTLIAHGEVVVVNEKFGIRLTDVISPSERIKKLR; translated from the coding sequence ATGACTGACGAAAACGAGCACGTCTCCAGTGAAGATCAAGCGCTTGCTGATGAGTGGGCAGCGGCTTTATCTGAGGCAGGCACTGCAACTGATCAAGATGAAATTGATGCCATGCTGGCACAAAGTAATGGGCCAGCAAAAGCGCCAATGCAGGAGTTTCCAAACCAACACAAAGCAGATGATAGTTTGACAAGTGTCGGTGGGCCTAACCTAGATGTTATTTTAGACATTCCAGTCAGTATTTCGATGGAAGTGGGTAGTGCGGATATCAGTATTCGTAACTTGTTGCAGCTCAATCAAGGCTCAGTGGTTGAGTTGGATCGACTGGCAGGGGAGCCTCTGGATGTGCTCGTCAATGGTACCTTGATCGCGCACGGTGAAGTGGTTGTGGTTAACGAGAAATTTGGTATTCGTTTGACTGATGTGATCAGTCCAAGCGAGCGTATTAAAAAACTACGGTAA
- the fliM gene encoding flagellar motor switch protein FliM, translating to MAVQDLLSQDEIDALLHGVDDGLVDTDDEVVPGSIKQYDLTSQDRIVRGRMPTLEMINERFARYTRISMFNLLRRSADVSVGGVQVMKFGEYVHSLYVPTSLNLVRMKPLRGTALFILDSRLVFKLVDNFFGGDGRHAKIEGREFTPTELRVVRMVLEQAFIDLKEAWHAILDVDFEYMNSEVNPALANIVSPSEVVVISTFHIELDGGGGDLHITFPYSMIEPIREMLDAGFQSDVDDQDERWSKAIREDVLDVKVPLRSTVVRRQLKLRDILNMKAGDVIPVDMPETMLLRANGVPTFKVKLGASHGNLALQVVGPIRKNS from the coding sequence ATGGCCGTACAAGATTTACTTTCGCAAGATGAAATTGATGCGCTGCTGCATGGCGTTGATGATGGCCTTGTGGACACTGATGATGAGGTTGTACCTGGCTCAATTAAGCAATATGACTTAACCAGCCAAGACCGTATTGTGCGTGGGCGTATGCCGACGTTAGAAATGATCAATGAGCGCTTCGCCCGCTATACGCGTATTAGTATGTTCAACTTGCTGCGACGCTCTGCAGATGTTTCTGTTGGTGGTGTGCAGGTGATGAAGTTTGGTGAGTATGTGCATTCTTTGTATGTGCCAACCAGTTTGAATTTAGTAAGAATGAAACCTTTGCGTGGCACCGCGCTATTTATTTTAGACTCACGTCTGGTATTTAAATTGGTGGATAACTTTTTTGGTGGCGATGGTCGTCATGCCAAAATTGAAGGGCGTGAATTTACCCCAACCGAGTTGCGCGTGGTGCGTATGGTCTTAGAACAGGCCTTTATTGATTTGAAAGAAGCCTGGCATGCAATTTTGGATGTTGATTTTGAATACATGAACTCAGAGGTGAACCCAGCCTTAGCCAATATTGTTAGCCCGAGCGAAGTGGTGGTTATTTCGACCTTTCATATTGAACTGGATGGCGGCGGCGGTGACTTGCACATCACTTTCCCTTATTCAATGATCGAGCCTATCCGTGAAATGTTGGATGCTGGCTTTCAATCGGACGTGGATGATCAGGATGAACGCTGGAGCAAGGCCATTCGCGAAGATGTTTTAGATGTAAAAGTGCCTTTGCGCTCTACTGTGGTACGTCGGCAATTGAAATTGCGCGATATTCTGAATATGAAGGCCGGTGATGTGATTCCGGTAGACATGCCAGAGACCATGTTGCTGCGTGCCAATGGCGTGCCAACTTTTAAAGTTAAACTGGGAGCCAGCCACGGTAACTTAGCCCTACAAGTGGTTGGCCCTATACGAAAAAACAGCTGA
- a CDS encoding flagellar basal body-associated FliL family protein yields the protein MANDSETSEQAAQIPKKNKMKIIILAVLALVVAVALSAVGTWFFLGRAPAEAQPVVESSVKQQAIYEVLTPAFVVNFKSEGKARYLQVSVALMGRNQADLNELKVHMPTLRNQLVMLFSSQSFEELNSVLGIELLKQKATAAVQELALIEVGKPVIEQVLFTNVVMQ from the coding sequence ATGGCAAATGATTCTGAAACGTCTGAGCAAGCAGCACAAATACCTAAAAAAAATAAGATGAAAATAATCATCTTAGCGGTGCTTGCTTTAGTTGTGGCAGTTGCACTATCTGCTGTTGGTACTTGGTTTTTCTTAGGGCGCGCTCCGGCTGAAGCCCAGCCTGTGGTTGAAAGTAGCGTTAAACAGCAAGCCATTTATGAGGTTTTAACCCCAGCTTTTGTGGTTAACTTTAAAAGCGAAGGTAAAGCGCGTTATTTACAGGTCAGTGTGGCACTGATGGGGCGCAATCAAGCTGACCTTAATGAGCTCAAAGTTCATATGCCAACATTGCGTAATCAATTGGTGATGTTGTTCTCTAGTCAGAGTTTTGAAGAGCTCAATAGCGTGCTAGGAATTGAACTGCTTAAACAAAAAGCGACTGCCGCGGTACAAGAGTTAGCGCTGATTGAGGTCGGTAAGCCTGTGATTGAACAGGTGCTATTTACCAATGTTGTCATGCAGTAA